One window of the Eucalyptus grandis isolate ANBG69807.140 chromosome 8, ASM1654582v1, whole genome shotgun sequence genome contains the following:
- the LOC104431551 gene encoding putative disease resistance RPP13-like protein 1, with protein MEAALVGGAFLSAFLQVLFDRMASREVVDFFRSRKLGKGRLLQKLEAALRSANAVLDDAEEKQMTNDSVRKWLDELKDAVYDADDLFDQIAAEDLEREAGSEPRALACKVWSFAADACRSKLGDELERVLERLERVVEQRHVLRLREGIHERTARALQTTSLVEESGVFGREKDREAVIELLLSDQGEKNTSVVAIVGMGGVGKTTLSQLVFNDGAVKGSFELRAWVSVSDQFDICKLTATALEEFSSSSKKETENLNQLQLQLKDFLTGKKFLLVLDDVWNEDSNLWDAFLVPFTYGARGSKIFVTTRNEGVASVARAVSTYPLQKLQDEESWGLFAKHAFDQHNFEARTRLEDIGQIIVNRCDGLPLALKTIGSLLRCESGIRKWEIIAESDIWDLPPGKNKILPALLLSYHYLPPQLKRCFAYCTIFPKDCIYEKDQLILLWIAEGLLKQPNGNRTLEEVGDQCFCDLVSRSLLHRVSDVESSFSMHDLEASDVESSFSMHDLVNDLARYVTGRSFFSLDGGNAHHVSSSTRHLSFVRTPNDVASRFRVLAGAMNLRTFLPLNVGRVELYLLNLLTDEVLHVLLPTLRRLRVLSLSHYWKISTLPSSIGCLKHLRYLNLSYNRSLLRLPDSVTALYNLQTLILACCQSLVELPSNMGSLTCLRHLDIRWTPLKRMPLGMNRLKNLRTLTNFVVPENDGTRVRELGELGNLMGTLSIQGLQNVDSYQDAEIVNLQGKRYLKKLALKWGFDDNIMRQNSLNVLDKLQPHLDLRELIITSYSGRSFSDWLGQGSFSNMSVVRLESCKHCVSLPPLGQLPSLERLIIEAFDGVTSVGAEFNGSNCTPFQSLKYLKFAKMCSWKEWASFAIETGGLAFAHLQELCIRNCPELSGGLPTISLL; from the coding sequence ATGGAGGCGGCGCTCGTCGGTGGAGCATTTCTCTCTGCTTTCCTCCAGGTGCTCTTCGATCGGATGGCCTCCCGCGAGGTCGTCGACTTCTTCCGGTCGCGCAAGCTCGGCAAGGGGAGGCTGCTGCAGAAGCTGGAGGCTGCGCTCCGGTCCGCGAACGCCGTGCTGGACGacgcggaggagaagcagaTGACCAATGACTCCGTCAGGAAGTGGCTCGACGAGCTCAAGGACGCCGTGTACGACGCCGACGACCTGTTCGACCAGATCGCCGCCGAGGATCTGGAGCGAGAAGCCGGGTCCGAGCCTCGGGCCCTCGCTTGTAAGGTCTGGAGCTTTGCTGCAGACGCTTGTAGGAGTAAATTGGGGGATGAGTTAGAGAGGGTTCTGGAGAGATTGGAGAGAGTAGTGGAGCAGAGACATGTGCTGCGCCTAAGGGAAGGTATTCACGAGAGGACGGCTAGAGCTTTGCAGACCACTTCGTTGGTCGAGGAATCGGGAGTTTTCGGGAGGGAGAAGGACAGGGAGGCGGTGATCGAGTTGCTCTTGTCAGATCAGGGCGAAAAGAACACCAGCGTGGTGGCCATCGTTGGGATGGGCGGTGTCGGTAAGACCACGCTATCTCAGCTCGTGTTTAACGATGGTGCGGTGAAGGGGAGTTTCGAGTTGAGGGCGTGGGTTTCCGTGTCCGACCAATTCGACATCTGCAAGCTGACGGCCACGGCTCTCGAGGAGTTCTCCTCCTCGTCTAAGAAGGAGACCGAAAATCTCAACCAGCTTCAGCTCCAACTGAAGGACTTCTTGACAGGGAAGAAATTCCTATTGGTGTTGGATGATGTTTGGAATGAGGACTCAAATCTTTGGGATGCGTTCCTAGTTCCTTTTACCTATGGAGCAAGAGGCAGCAAAATCTTCGTGACGACACGAAATGAGGGTGTCGCATCGGTTGCTCGTGCCGTCTCGACATACCCTTTACAGAAGTTGCAAGACGAGGAATCTTGGGGCTTGTTCGCAAAACATGCGTTTGACCAGCATAACTTCGAGGCGCGCACGAGACTTGAAGACATCGGGCAAATAATTGTAAATAGATGTGATGGATTGCCTCTTGCGCTGAAGACTATAGGTAGCTTGTTACGCTGTGAGTCTGGTATCAGGAAGTGGGAAATAATTGCAGAGAGTGATATTTGGGATTTGCCACCTGGAAAGAATAAAATTCTCCCTGCGTTGTTGTTAAGTTATCATTACCTTCCTCCACAACTGAAACGATGTTTTGCCTATTGTACAATCTTCCCAAAGGATTGTATATATGAGAAGGACCAGCTGATCTTACTTTGGATTGCTGAGGGCTTGCTAAAACAACCTAACGGCAACAGGACATTAGAGGAAGTAGGTGATCAGTGCTTCTGTGATCTTGTGTCTAGATCTTTGCTTCATAGAGTAAGTGATGTCGAATCGAGCTTCTCGATGCATGACCTGGAAGCAAGCGATGTCGAATCGAGCTTTTCGATGCATGACCTGGTCAATGACTTAGCAAGATATGTAACTGGTCGTTCTTTTTTTAGCTTGGACGGAGGCAATGCACACCACGTGTCCTCAAGCACTCGCCATTTGTCATTTGTAAGAACTCCCAATGATGTCGCTTCTAGATTCAGAGTGTTAGCTGGGGCAATGAATTTGCGTACTTTCCTGCCGCTAAACGTGGGTCGTGTGGAATTGTACTTGCTCAATCTGTTGACTGATGAGGTACTGCATGTTCTGTTGCCGACCCTGAGACGGTTAAGGGTGCTATCTTTGTCTCATTATTGGAAAATCTCTACGTTGCCCAGTTCAATTGGATGTTTGAAGCATCTGCGCTATTTGAATCTCTCCTATAATAGAAGTCTACTCAGATTGCCTGATTCAGTTACTGCTCTATACAATCTGCAAACCTTAATTCTTGCTTGCTGTCAGTCTCTCGTTGAGTTACCGAGCAACATGGGCAGCCTAACCTGTCTGCGTCATCTTGATATAAGGTGGACACCCCTGAAGAGAATGCCGTTGGGGATGAACAGACTGAAGAATTTGCGGACATTAACTAATTTCGTGGTGCCCGAAAACGATGGGACCAGGGTTAGGGAGCTAGGGGAGCTAGGGAATCTTATGGGTACACTCTCCATACAGGGTTTGCAGAATGTTGATAGTTACCAAGATGCCGAAATAGTCAATTTGCAAGGAAAAAGGTACTTGAAAAAGTTAGCACTGAAATGGGGTTTTGATGACAATATTATGCGGCAAAATAGCTTAAATGTATTGGACAAGCTGCAACCTCATTTGGACTTGAGAGAGCTTATCATTACATCCTATAGTGGTAGGTCATTTTCCGATTGGCTGGGACAGGGTTCATTCTCTAATATGTCAGTCGTGCGTCTTGAATCTTGCAAGCACTGTGTGTCATTGCCTCCTTTAGGACAGCTACCATCTCTGGAGAGGTTGATAATCGAAGCATTTGATGGAGTTACAAGTGTGGGTGCTGAATTCAATGGTAGTAACTGTACACCTTTTCAGTCACTTAAGTACTTGAAATTTGCTAAGATGTGCAGCTGGAAAGAGTGGGCTTCTTTTGCAATAGAGACAGGAGGTCTTGCCTTTGCACATTTGCAGGAGCTTTGTATTAGAAATTGCCCCGAGTTGAGTGGAGGTTTACCCACCATCTCCCTTCTCTAA